The following is a genomic window from Adhaeribacter radiodurans.
TCTAGAAAAGTAAAAGTGCTGAACGGGGTTGAATTTGCCCAGTTTAAAAAAGAAGTTTTTATGGATAACATCCGGTACTTCCAAAATCGGGAACCGGATATTTCTGAAGTGCCGATTGGTTATCGCTTTCCGGAACAAACCAAATACTCTACCAACTGGTTCGACGAAATTCTCTACAACAATGCTCCTTACCAGGATTACAACTTAACGCTTTCGTCCGGAAAAGGACCAATCAAATCAGTTTTGTCGGTGGGTTATTTTAAAGAACAAGGCTCCATTATCAAAACCAATTACGACCGGATTTCGGCGCGTGCTAATTTGGGCGGCGAAGTGAATAAATTCATCGCTATTGGTTTTAATATTAATGGCAGCTATTCGAAACAAAATGTTGCCAATACCGATGGGCGCGATGCTTTGGTAGGTTCTACCCTAATCATGGACCCTCGGGAGCCTATGTATAACGAAGACGGTTCTTTACGACCTTATATTGGCGGATCAGATGGTGTTTTTGGCTATCCAAACCCGGTTTTTGCGCTGAAAAATATAACCCGCCGAAGAAATATTGCGGATGTATTATCGAATGGATACATAGAACTCTCTTTGTTGAAAGGTTTGAAATTCCGGTCCTCGGTAAATGCGAAACTAAATTATAATAATTACAACGAGTATATTCCTTCTACCATTGGCTCGGCTTTAGGTTCCGGTACTGCGGGAGCGCCACCCAAAACGGCTACCGCCCGCGAAATTACCGAACAATTGTACAATCTTTCAACAGACCAACTGCTGACTTACGCCCCGGAGCTAGGACCCAACCATCACCTGGATGTACTGGTTGGATTTACGGCCCAGGAAGAAAAAGTGCGGGGTGTAGATGGGTCAGGTAATACTTTCCCCGATGACCTGGTGCCTTACCTGGGGGCAGCCTCTATCCGGTCGTCCAATTCTTATGAGTATGGCTGGAACTTGCTGGCCTATTTAAGCCGGGTAAATTACTCCTTTAAAGATAAATATTTATTTTCGGCTTCCATGCGACGCGAAGGTAGCTCACGATTCGGAGAAAAAAATAAGTACGGTAATTTTCCGGCGGCTTCTCTGGGCTGGCGCGTTTCCGAAGAACTTTTTATGCCCAAATTTACGTGGCTCAACGATTTAAAACTGCGGGCAAGCTGGGGAATGACCGGTAATAACAACATTGGTAATTACTCGCACCTGGCTTTCATGAATGCCAATAATTATATTTTAGGTAATGCTTTTGCGCCAGGTAAAGTTGTAAGCTCTTTCGCCAACACCGAATTGGGCTGGGAAAAATCAAACCAGTTAGATGTGGGTATGGATTTAACCTTGCTGGATAACAAAATAGTTTTAACAGCTGAGTATTACAAAAAAATTACAAATGACATGTTGTTGCCTATTTCCATTCCGGCCGTTTCTGGGTTTACCACGAGTTTGGCCAACATCGGAAAAGTGCAGAACAAAGGCTTTGAATTTGGCCTGGAATTTAAAACGGCCATTGGACCTGTTAATTTTCGGACTAGCCCCAATATAACCTTTAACCGGAGTAAAATACTTGCCATAAAAGGAGCCAATGACATGCTTTATTACGGCAGCTTTTATGGAGGTTATAATGTGCAGAAAGTGGGCCGCCCGATTGGGATGATTTACGGGTATAAAAAACTTGGCATTTTTAATACCCAGGCCGAAATTGATGCGGCACCTAAACAAGACGGGGTAATTCCGGGCGGTATGAAGTTCTTTGATGCCAACGGTGACGGGGTAATTTCTTACGACACCAAAGATATGGTGGAGATTGGCAACCCTAATCCGGCTTTTACCTGGGCCTGGACCTTTGCCGCCGATTATAAAAAATTCGATTTTAATATATTATTTACCGGAGCTCAGAACTACGATGTTTACCGGAATATAGAGGCCTCTACCATGAATATGGACGGCGTATTTAATGTGTTGGATAAAGCCAAAGACCGCTGGCGCTCTCCCGAAAACCCGGGTTCTAACCCCAACGCCAAAAATTCACAGGGCGGCACCAACTACTTTAAGTGGTCGCGGGAAAGCAGCGAACGGTACGTGTACGATGCTAGACATATCTGGGTAAAAAATATTACTTTGGGTTATACCCTGCCACAAATAAAATCCTTCTTAAACAATGCCCGCATTTTTGTCAATGCCTCTAACATGTTTTTAATTACGGACTACCCTGGTAATAACCCCGACGCTGGTGTGCGGGGTGGTACCGAGCTAAATAATGACGATGAATCGTATCCGGTTCCAAGAACTTTCTCCGTGGGTGCTAGTCTTAACTTCTAAATCTAAGTCAAATGAAAAAAATAACTGCCACCAGTATTCTTCTGCTTAGCCTGCTTCAATTTTCGTGCGACGACGACTTTTTAGTAACCACCGACCCTACCCGCATTGGTACTGACCTTTTTTATAAAGATCAAAAACAAGTAGAACAAGCTCTGAACGGAGTTTATGGCCAACTCCAAACAATTTCGAATAATCAGTATATTTTTCAGGAGTTTATTTCCGATAACACCACTTTGGATTTTAATCCCCTGGACCGCGGCGGAGCAGCGGGTTGGGAAGCTTTTGAGTTCTCAACGGTAAATTCGGGCAACGGCGAAATCTCCAACTTATGGAATACCTATTACGCGGGCCTTTATAACATTAATTTTGCTTTGGAGAAATTAGCTGCCAGCACTACTATCGATCCGGCCGCTAAAACCGTTATAGAAGGTCAACTTAAATTTATCAGGGCTTATTATTACTTTAACCTAGTGCGCTACTTCGGGGATGTTGTTTTGGTTACATCCACCTTGGATAAACCTGACGAAGCTTTTGATTTAGTAAGATCGCCCGAGGCTGATATTTATACGCAGATAGAAACAGACCTGAAAGAGGCGGCCGCAGCCTTGCCCAATAGCTACAATGCAGCAAATGCCGGACGAGTAACGAAAGGAGCGGCTTTAAGTTTGTTAGGCAAAATGTATCTGACAAAAAAACAGTATCCGGAGGCTGTTTCCACCCTGCAACAGGTGTTACCCCTGGGGTATGCTTTAAATGCTAATTACGCTGATAACTTTGATCCGCAGAAAAAAAACGGAATAGAATCTGTTTTTGAAGTACAATACCAGGGCGGTAACGATTTAGGCGAGTGGAGCGGTTTTATGTACACCTTTGCCCCCCGCTTATCTCAGGGCATTATTACCGGGTTTGCCAGCGTTGCTCCCGCCGGCCGAAATATACCTACCAACGACATGATTGCCGCCTATGAGGAAGGCGATTTACGAAAAGATATTTCATTACAAACCGGCTATACGAATGCCAAAGGTGAATTTGTAGCCATACCTTTTATTAACAAGTATCATTACCCGCATACTATTGCCGGCCGTACCGACAATAATTGGCCGGTTCTTCGCTATTCCGACGTTTTATTAATGTTAGCGGAAGCGCTTAATGAACAATCCGGCCCAACGGCAGAAGCTTATGATTACCTGAACCAGGTACGGAAACGGGCCGGACTTGCGGAACTAAATGGCTTAAGTAAAGAAACTTTCCGGGAGAAAGTACTGCAGGAAAGAAGAGTAGAACTGGCTTTTGAAAACCACCGTTGGTTTGATTTAAAAAGAACTAAAACGCCCGCCGAACTAGCGCAATTCATGAATGAGTATGCAGCTAAAGAAAAGGCAATGCCTACCGTTGACAGAGGCGGTGTGGCCTTTAATGCCCTGGATTATGTGTACACCGAAAATGAATATGTTTTTCCTATACCGGCACCCCAAATTCTGATAAATGATAAATTAACCCAGAATCCTGGTTATTAATGGAATGATTACATGCCTTAATAAGTTGATTATGAAAAGAGTAATCTTTTTTAAGTTCTCTGGTTTCGGCAATTATTACCAATTTAGTCTATGAAGCAATATTCTTTTACCAGAACAGAACTCGTTAAAATTAGTATTTTCCTTCTAATCTGTTACTTCTTACCCAATTGTTTAGCGTACGGGTTTGCCGAACCAGCTGTGGCTACAGCTTCCAGTACTGGAGGTTTCTGGCTTTGGAAATTACTTGGGCGCTTGCATCCCCTGGCAGTCCACTTCCCGGTAACTTTGCTTTGTTTAGCGGCAATTCTGG
Proteins encoded in this region:
- a CDS encoding SusC/RagA family TonB-linked outer membrane protein, encoding MKDYLLKKRKYLFSFLLLLFATTGSWAQAVSVTGKVADDKGEGLPGVTVLLKGSSAGTSTDASGNYSLNVPNANGTLVISFIGYNTQEVAINNRSSINVTLSADVKSLEEVVVVGYGTQRKRDITSAVSNINMGDIGEVPASNVTRLIQGQAPGVAVKQKNGTPGSQFEVRVRGISSLGAGSDPLYVIDGFAVGTNVGQNLNPNDIESITILKDAASTAIYGARGSNGVVLITTKNAKEGKVGLTFTADYGIQNIPDSRKVKVLNGVEFAQFKKEVFMDNIRYFQNREPDISEVPIGYRFPEQTKYSTNWFDEILYNNAPYQDYNLTLSSGKGPIKSVLSVGYFKEQGSIIKTNYDRISARANLGGEVNKFIAIGFNINGSYSKQNVANTDGRDALVGSTLIMDPREPMYNEDGSLRPYIGGSDGVFGYPNPVFALKNITRRRNIADVLSNGYIELSLLKGLKFRSSVNAKLNYNNYNEYIPSTIGSALGSGTAGAPPKTATAREITEQLYNLSTDQLLTYAPELGPNHHLDVLVGFTAQEEKVRGVDGSGNTFPDDLVPYLGAASIRSSNSYEYGWNLLAYLSRVNYSFKDKYLFSASMRREGSSRFGEKNKYGNFPAASLGWRVSEELFMPKFTWLNDLKLRASWGMTGNNNIGNYSHLAFMNANNYILGNAFAPGKVVSSFANTELGWEKSNQLDVGMDLTLLDNKIVLTAEYYKKITNDMLLPISIPAVSGFTTSLANIGKVQNKGFEFGLEFKTAIGPVNFRTSPNITFNRSKILAIKGANDMLYYGSFYGGYNVQKVGRPIGMIYGYKKLGIFNTQAEIDAAPKQDGVIPGGMKFFDANGDGVISYDTKDMVEIGNPNPAFTWAWTFAADYKKFDFNILFTGAQNYDVYRNIEASTMNMDGVFNVLDKAKDRWRSPENPGSNPNAKNSQGGTNYFKWSRESSERYVYDARHIWVKNITLGYTLPQIKSFLNNARIFVNASNMFLITDYPGNNPDAGVRGGTELNNDDESYPVPRTFSVGASLNF
- a CDS encoding RagB/SusD family nutrient uptake outer membrane protein, which codes for MKKITATSILLLSLLQFSCDDDFLVTTDPTRIGTDLFYKDQKQVEQALNGVYGQLQTISNNQYIFQEFISDNTTLDFNPLDRGGAAGWEAFEFSTVNSGNGEISNLWNTYYAGLYNINFALEKLAASTTIDPAAKTVIEGQLKFIRAYYYFNLVRYFGDVVLVTSTLDKPDEAFDLVRSPEADIYTQIETDLKEAAAALPNSYNAANAGRVTKGAALSLLGKMYLTKKQYPEAVSTLQQVLPLGYALNANYADNFDPQKKNGIESVFEVQYQGGNDLGEWSGFMYTFAPRLSQGIITGFASVAPAGRNIPTNDMIAAYEEGDLRKDISLQTGYTNAKGEFVAIPFINKYHYPHTIAGRTDNNWPVLRYSDVLLMLAEALNEQSGPTAEAYDYLNQVRKRAGLAELNGLSKETFREKVLQERRVELAFENHRWFDLKRTKTPAELAQFMNEYAAKEKAMPTVDRGGVAFNALDYVYTENEYVFPIPAPQILINDKLTQNPGY